In Geopsychrobacter electrodiphilus DSM 16401, a single window of DNA contains:
- a CDS encoding transposase, whose translation MTSLISLCYLHYMPRAARLDIPGLLQHVIFRGVGRCDIFRDDTDRKRFLANLSKLLIQTGTECLAWSLMTNHVHLLLCPRQSRLAPLMRRLLTGYAIYFNLRHKRAGHLFQNRYKSIVCDEDVYLLELLRYIHLNPLRSGLVPDLSTLDSYPWTGHAVIMGNGILEGQVADDILALFSKSATKARRHYHRFITDGVAQGTRDDLTSGKRRRTNLPDDPYDDRILGGGDFIEELRTRRELAPELAFSVDIRALIGKVCAHFSIAPEQLRLKTRAPGVAEVRSVVCYIVTRQAGANGAELGRQLGLGRSGVSVAAGRGEHLVQNNPVLLRLIDK comes from the coding sequence TTGACTAGCCTCATATCCCTTTGCTACCTTCACTACATGCCAAGAGCCGCCCGCCTAGATATCCCAGGTCTACTCCAACACGTCATCTTCCGCGGTGTCGGTCGCTGTGACATCTTTCGCGACGATACCGACCGCAAGCGATTTCTCGCCAACCTCTCCAAATTGCTCATTCAGACAGGCACCGAATGCCTTGCCTGGTCGTTGATGACCAATCATGTTCATCTTCTGCTCTGTCCTCGCCAGTCGCGGTTGGCACCTCTGATGCGCAGGCTTCTGACAGGCTATGCCATTTACTTTAACCTTCGCCATAAACGCGCAGGACACCTTTTTCAAAATCGCTACAAATCGATTGTTTGCGATGAGGATGTCTATCTTCTCGAACTGCTGCGCTATATCCATCTCAATCCGCTGCGGTCCGGATTGGTGCCCGACCTTTCCACTCTCGACAGCTACCCCTGGACCGGGCATGCGGTCATCATGGGCAACGGAATATTGGAGGGTCAGGTGGCAGACGACATTCTCGCACTCTTTTCGAAAAGTGCCACCAAAGCAAGACGACACTACCACCGGTTTATCACTGATGGTGTCGCGCAAGGAACGCGGGACGACTTGACCAGCGGCAAAAGACGCAGAACAAATCTGCCGGATGATCCATATGATGACCGAATTCTCGGCGGTGGGGATTTTATTGAGGAACTGCGCACGCGACGGGAACTGGCGCCGGAGCTTGCATTCAGCGTCGATATCCGCGCACTGATCGGCAAAGTCTGTGCTCATTTTTCCATCGCCCCTGAGCAACTGCGACTAAAGACCCGAGCGCCAGGTGTTGCAGAAGTGCGTAGTGTTGTCTGCTACATTGTCACCCGCCAAGCCGGCGCGAATGGGGCCGAACTCGGAAGACAGTTAGGACTCGGGAGATCAGGTGTAAGTGTTGCTGCGGGTCGAGGCGAACATTTAGTGCAGAATAACCCTGTATTGTTGAGACTAATCGACAAATAA
- a CDS encoding AAA family ATPase → MSTATTEIKIKQKSSFDNELNLNQQSDIRERLKQLLSQIGAGLHEREQILAIALLGTICGQNTFLFGPPGTAKSLISRRLARAFKSPVYFEYLMNRFSTPEEVFGPVSIKALKEDKYLRQVEGYLPTANFAFLDEIWKSSPAILNTLLTLINEHVFKNGNDIIDVPLKALIAASNETPAENQGLDALYDRFILRLLVPPIKNEDRFNALLNSKPSLSKLHVDVNLTIDYQELSTWQQQLHNVAISDDSLLIIKFIRTTLAERFDELGVYVSDRRWQRAAMLLKASAFCNGRTETNHSDAILLKHCLWTSQIHLQEVSDIVMQAVEECGFVTDANLSELDKKKESLDKEINRELFFNEDVYDTVKLGCNKKYFKETFTFKSKSYARDTERFEIFMQYSEFKAKKEFTPVDVNGNENEEIICKFDEQGSCIVSYVNNYNKYENIIFTPKVMFHKGDKKEEINTRLVKSLAGSVIKLRGELKKTLYLTEKKLQGYKIHLESLFAVERETDVAVKGIQSQIGQLKLRIKDCERLEALCR, encoded by the coding sequence ATGAGTACTGCAACTACTGAAATAAAAATTAAACAGAAGTCATCTTTTGACAATGAACTGAATCTTAACCAGCAAAGTGATATTCGCGAGCGGTTGAAGCAATTGCTCTCACAAATTGGTGCAGGGTTGCATGAGCGAGAGCAAATACTTGCTATTGCATTATTGGGCACTATATGTGGACAAAACACTTTCTTGTTTGGGCCTCCAGGAACAGCAAAAAGTTTGATTTCACGTCGTTTGGCTCGTGCCTTTAAAAGTCCTGTTTATTTCGAATACTTGATGAATAGATTTAGTACGCCCGAGGAAGTGTTCGGTCCTGTATCAATTAAGGCACTTAAAGAAGATAAATATCTAAGGCAAGTTGAGGGTTATTTGCCGACGGCTAACTTTGCATTCTTGGATGAAATTTGGAAATCCAGTCCGGCGATATTAAACACGCTCCTGACATTAATTAACGAACACGTCTTTAAGAATGGCAATGATATTATTGATGTGCCGCTGAAAGCACTTATCGCGGCATCGAACGAAACTCCTGCCGAAAACCAGGGGTTAGATGCTCTTTACGACAGATTTATCCTCCGTTTGTTGGTGCCACCAATTAAGAATGAAGATCGCTTCAATGCATTGCTCAATTCCAAACCATCATTGTCCAAACTGCATGTTGATGTAAATTTAACCATTGATTACCAAGAACTGTCAACATGGCAGCAACAACTACATAACGTTGCGATCAGTGACGACTCATTACTGATTATTAAATTTATTCGAACAACACTGGCAGAACGTTTTGATGAACTTGGCGTTTATGTTTCAGATCGTCGTTGGCAGCGGGCTGCCATGCTTTTGAAAGCATCTGCATTTTGCAACGGTAGAACTGAGACAAACCATAGTGATGCTATTTTACTTAAGCATTGTCTGTGGACGTCTCAGATACATCTACAAGAAGTTTCTGATATTGTCATGCAAGCGGTAGAAGAGTGTGGGTTTGTCACCGACGCTAACCTTTCTGAGCTAGACAAAAAGAAAGAATCGCTAGATAAGGAGATTAATAGAGAGCTATTTTTTAATGAAGATGTGTACGATACTGTAAAATTAGGCTGTAATAAAAAATACTTTAAAGAAACATTTACTTTTAAATCTAAAAGTTATGCTCGTGACACTGAAAGATTTGAGATATTTATGCAGTATTCAGAGTTTAAAGCTAAAAAGGAATTCACGCCTGTTGATGTTAATGGGAATGAAAACGAAGAGATAATTTGCAAATTTGATGAACAAGGCTCTTGTATAGTTTCTTATGTAAATAATTATAATAAATATGAAAATATAATTTTCACTCCTAAAGTTATGTTCCATAAGGGAGATAAAAAAGAAGAGATAAATACGCGTTTAGTCAAATCTCTTGCTGGATCTGTAATTAAACTGCGAGGCGAATTAAAAAAAACATTGTATTTGACTGAAAAAAAACTTCAAGGCTATAAAATTCACCTTGAAAGCTTGTTTGCAGTTGAACGAGAAACTGACGTTGCCGTAAAGGGTATTCAATCGCAAATCGGCCAGTTGAAATTACGAATCAAAGATTGTGAGCGTCTGGAAGCGCTATGCAGGTAA
- a CDS encoding VWA domain-containing protein, translating to MQVRSVNNASALIQAEVQTGHEELFSQVDGLSTEFGKLLSDWQKTSGKWLHSENPFVGHTEKLEGWHQQFALGTLSDSSFLIGDFQRFSRFAKVPFDLDFWNRQLMVEGESENPLSHDIGITQELLLSDWQKKLDEAQAAWQVEKLQLLREQFLMQINEWLSLLAELKEDLESLGLEPGIWLDLSKGELSLQQIDQLKRWAKYLAEDEGARAICELLGKVRQAAKLERVEWVKQAISVDTPYVDVSSKEEIVGIKLGREIEHTLPSELALLSDSDTSILFDLKFLESRLLCFEMQGISYIQEQQEMEVEQAQADDEKLGPMILCVDTSGSMCGEPEHIAKAMALFLSTQARAQDRKCYLINFSTNIETYELTGREGLSRLINFLGSSFYGGTDVGLALRHALEIMKQEAYAKADILVLSDFIMGSLPTGILNAISKQRENGNTFNSLVIGDCFMTERSRTYFDHEWVFNPKKSIIQELTQFEMCIREPKARF from the coding sequence ATGCAGGTAAGATCGGTAAATAACGCTTCGGCGTTAATTCAAGCTGAAGTACAAACAGGGCACGAAGAACTTTTTTCACAGGTTGATGGGTTGAGTACAGAATTTGGGAAACTGCTTTCCGATTGGCAGAAAACTAGTGGAAAGTGGCTTCACAGCGAGAACCCATTCGTAGGACACACTGAGAAACTTGAGGGTTGGCATCAACAATTTGCGCTAGGAACCCTGAGTGATTCAAGCTTTCTAATCGGCGACTTTCAACGTTTTAGTCGATTTGCCAAAGTGCCTTTTGATTTGGATTTCTGGAATCGGCAACTCATGGTTGAAGGTGAGTCAGAAAACCCTTTGTCGCATGATATAGGCATAACACAGGAGTTGCTTTTAAGCGATTGGCAAAAAAAACTCGATGAGGCTCAGGCTGCTTGGCAGGTAGAAAAGTTGCAGCTGTTGCGTGAGCAGTTTTTGATGCAAATCAATGAGTGGCTGAGCTTACTTGCGGAGCTAAAGGAGGACTTGGAGTCCCTTGGTTTGGAGCCAGGTATTTGGCTCGATTTGAGCAAGGGTGAGTTGAGCTTGCAGCAGATTGACCAGCTTAAACGCTGGGCTAAGTATCTTGCCGAAGATGAGGGGGCTCGCGCAATTTGTGAATTGTTGGGTAAGGTGAGGCAAGCCGCAAAATTAGAGCGCGTTGAATGGGTTAAGCAGGCAATTTCTGTTGACACACCATACGTAGATGTTTCTTCAAAAGAGGAAATCGTTGGGATAAAACTAGGAAGGGAGATTGAACATACCTTGCCTTCGGAACTGGCTCTATTGTCAGATTCCGATACTTCCATTTTGTTTGATCTGAAATTTTTGGAATCCAGATTACTCTGTTTCGAGATGCAAGGCATTTCATATATACAAGAGCAACAAGAAATGGAAGTCGAGCAGGCACAGGCTGATGATGAGAAGCTGGGGCCAATGATCTTATGTGTTGACACCAGTGGTTCAATGTGTGGAGAACCTGAACATATTGCAAAAGCAATGGCACTATTTCTGTCAACACAAGCCAGAGCACAAGATCGGAAGTGTTACTTAATTAACTTCTCAACAAATATAGAAACCTACGAACTGACAGGCAGAGAAGGGCTTTCTAGGCTGATTAATTTTTTAGGCAGCTCCTTTTATGGAGGTACAGATGTTGGCCTGGCGCTTCGGCATGCGCTTGAAATAATGAAGCAAGAAGCCTATGCAAAAGCTGATATACTCGTGCTCTCCGATTTTATTATGGGGTCTTTGCCGACAGGAATTTTAAATGCCATCAGCAAGCAAAGAGAAAATGGGAATACGTTCAATTCATTGGTGATTGGTGATTGTTTTATGACTGAGCGATCACGTACTTATTTTGATCATGAGTGGGTATTCAACCCAAAAAAAAGCATAATCCAAGAATTAACTCAGTTTGAAATGTGCATACGTGAACCGAAGGCTAGATTTTAG
- a CDS encoding acyl-CoA synthetase encodes MTMTLHSYDNQPVNLNGPNMLDYEETVKNYQLTIPEFFNFGFDVLDRWAKDRTKLALVWADRSGEEIRKYNFYDLQCLSNRFANSLRTLGFKKGDRLFVMVPRLVEWYAVMLGCFKLGVIPLPAPNILVPKDIEYRVNQAEAVGAVVWHENASKLEAAKSGCPSLKHMITIGGEREGWHSYRDLMQQASASLKREEVEATRADDVMLIYFTSGTTKFPKMVPHTQASYGIGHIITAKFWQDLKPTDLHWTLSDTGWAKAAWGKLFGQWQIGCAIMVHDADGKFNARTHLQLMQSCGITTFCAPPTVYRMLVLEDLTQYDLSGIRHSLAAGEPLNPEIIKVWKEHTGTTIYDGFGQTESVNLIANFPCLEIRPGSMGKPTPGFKVELIDDEGNLVPQGEEGNIAVRVKPEPPVGLLKQYWRNEEATRESFIGDWYYTGDKAYKDKDGYYWFVGRADDVINASGYRVGPFEVESALQSHPAVAESAVIGAPDQLRGTIVKAFVILAPGFEPSDELATQIQEHVKRETAPYKYPRQIVFLPELPKTISGKIRRVVLRKQAELNQGDANRNVT; translated from the coding sequence ATGACGATGACATTGCACTCTTACGACAACCAGCCGGTGAACCTGAACGGACCGAACATGCTGGACTACGAGGAGACTGTAAAGAACTACCAACTAACTATCCCCGAATTTTTCAACTTCGGCTTCGATGTCCTCGACCGCTGGGCCAAGGACCGAACCAAACTGGCCCTGGTCTGGGCCGACCGCAGCGGTGAGGAGATCCGCAAATACAACTTTTACGATCTCCAGTGTCTTTCCAACCGCTTTGCCAACAGCCTGAGAACCCTCGGTTTTAAAAAAGGGGATCGCCTCTTCGTCATGGTCCCGCGCCTGGTCGAATGGTACGCCGTCATGCTCGGCTGCTTCAAGCTCGGCGTCATTCCGCTGCCGGCGCCCAATATCCTGGTGCCCAAAGACATTGAGTACCGCGTCAATCAGGCCGAAGCCGTCGGTGCGGTGGTCTGGCATGAAAACGCCAGTAAACTCGAGGCAGCAAAGAGCGGGTGTCCGAGCCTGAAACACATGATCACCATCGGGGGGGAGCGTGAGGGCTGGCATTCATACCGCGACCTGATGCAACAGGCCTCAGCCTCCCTGAAGCGGGAAGAGGTTGAGGCAACCCGCGCCGACGATGTTATGCTGATCTACTTTACCTCCGGGACCACCAAATTTCCCAAAATGGTCCCCCACACCCAGGCCTCCTACGGGATCGGCCATATTATCACCGCCAAATTCTGGCAGGATCTTAAGCCGACCGACCTGCACTGGACTCTCTCCGATACCGGCTGGGCAAAGGCCGCCTGGGGCAAGCTCTTCGGCCAATGGCAGATCGGTTGCGCCATTATGGTCCATGACGCTGACGGCAAATTTAACGCGCGAACCCACCTTCAACTCATGCAGTCATGCGGAATAACCACCTTCTGCGCACCACCAACGGTCTACCGGATGCTGGTCCTGGAAGATCTGACCCAATATGATCTATCGGGCATCCGCCATTCCCTGGCCGCCGGCGAACCCTTGAATCCCGAGATCATCAAGGTTTGGAAAGAACACACCGGCACAACCATTTATGATGGCTTCGGTCAAACAGAATCGGTCAATTTGATTGCCAACTTCCCCTGCCTGGAAATCCGGCCGGGCTCCATGGGCAAACCGACACCGGGGTTTAAGGTCGAACTGATCGATGACGAGGGCAACCTTGTGCCTCAGGGTGAGGAAGGGAATATTGCCGTACGGGTCAAGCCCGAGCCACCTGTCGGCCTGCTGAAGCAGTATTGGCGCAATGAAGAAGCGACCCGGGAGTCATTTATCGGGGACTGGTATTACACCGGGGACAAAGCCTACAAGGACAAGGACGGTTATTATTGGTTTGTCGGCCGCGCCGATGACGTGATCAATGCTTCAGGCTATCGGGTTGGTCCCTTCGAAGTCGAAAGCGCCCTGCAGAGCCATCCAGCCGTTGCCGAAAGTGCGGTGATAGGAGCCCCCGACCAGCTGCGTGGAACCATCGTCAAGGCCTTTGTGATTCTGGCCCCGGGGTTTGAGCCCAGCGACGAGCTGGCCACCCAGATCCAGGAGCACGTCAAAAGAGAGACCGCGCCCTACAAGTATCCACGTCAGATAGTCTTCTTACCCGAATTACCCAAAACCATTTCGGGAAAAATCCGACGGGTCGTACTGCGCAAACAAGCGGAGCTTAATCAAGGGGATGCGAATCGCAATGTCACCTGA
- the lspA gene encoding signal peptidase II, protein MRQYRWFINIAIVSVLLDQLSKGLIVSSLKLHQSIELLANFVHITYVRNPGAAFGILADNSLRLPFFFLVSIVAGIGILWYLKRIQGGSRRLQFGLGLIFSGAVGNLIDRIRFHEVIDFIDIHWYQYHWPAFNIADSAICIGVGLMLIDSWLEEKNKAKIV, encoded by the coding sequence ATGCGCCAATATCGCTGGTTCATCAATATTGCGATTGTAAGCGTCCTGCTCGACCAGTTGAGCAAGGGGCTGATTGTCAGCAGCCTTAAACTGCACCAGTCAATTGAACTGCTGGCCAATTTTGTCCACATTACCTACGTGCGCAACCCGGGTGCCGCCTTCGGCATCCTGGCCGACAACAGCCTGCGCCTGCCGTTCTTTTTTCTGGTCTCGATCGTCGCCGGGATCGGCATCCTCTGGTACCTCAAGAGAATCCAGGGCGGCAGTCGGCGCCTGCAGTTCGGCCTGGGACTGATTTTTTCCGGAGCGGTCGGCAACCTTATCGACCGCATCCGTTTTCATGAAGTCATCGATTTCATCGATATACACTGGTACCAGTATCACTGGCCAGCGTTCAACATCGCCGACAGCGCCATCTGTATCGGGGTCGGCCTGATGCTGATTGATTCCTGGCTTGAAGAAAAGAACAAGGCGAAAATAGTTTAG
- the ileS gene encoding isoleucine--tRNA ligase gives MDYKETLNLPQTDFPMRGNLPQREPEILKNWQDSGLNDRIDSANLGQKPFILHDGPPYANGHIHIGHALNKILKDVIIKSKRMQGHYAPYVPGWDCHGLPIELMVDKKLGKKKREMEKADFRRLCRDYASEWVSIQADEFKRLGIFGNWNHPYLTMATSYEAATARELARLAERGSLFKGKKPIHWCSSCVTALAEAEVEYADHSSPSIYVKFPYTDELPFEVAALGDKPLSFVIWTTTPWTIPANLGICLNPELDYVAVDIGSEYLVVAEGLYEKVMATLGLENTRIAASFSSTIFEKRNCRHPFYDRASLLMLGDHVTLEAGTGCVHTAPGHGQDDYVVGLRYGLEVYNPVDNYGRYVPELELFGGMKLNEANQAVNAKLAEVGALLKQSEINHSYPHCWRCKKPIIFRATEQWFISMDQKDLRSKALAEIDRVEWIPAWGHDRIFNMVAGRPDWCISRQRSWGVPITICYCEKCGEALIDGKVMHHIADQFEATGSDIWFEKDAAELLPEGTRCPACQHDKFTKETDILDVWFDSGVSHAAVLEHRENLHSPADLYLEGSDQHRGWFHSSLLESVGTRDRAPYDAVLTHGFVLDANGRPMSKSTGNVIAPEEIINKFGAEILRLWVAATDYRDDIRIGQETLQRLSDAYRRIRNTARYILGNLNGFNPDTDLIATSDILELDRWALSRLTGLTGRVEKAYAAYEFHVIYHAIHNFCAIDLSAFYLDILKDRIYTSPKSSLEYRSARSAIYLILDALTRMLAPILSFTAEEIWTELPGEREESVHLAKAPAQNNWRNLPLEERYEQLQKVRGAVSKSLEVARSEKRIGQSLEAKVLLNAPASLLPLLQEYLPLLPSYFIVSQVELCATLEGATAAEGISDLQLRVDAAEGEKCERCWNYVTSVGASAEHPQACERCVAALASC, from the coding sequence ATGGACTACAAAGAGACGCTCAATCTTCCGCAGACCGATTTTCCAATGCGTGGCAACCTGCCGCAACGGGAACCTGAAATTCTTAAAAACTGGCAGGACTCCGGCCTGAACGACCGGATCGATTCCGCCAACCTTGGCCAGAAACCGTTTATCCTGCACGACGGCCCCCCCTATGCCAACGGGCATATCCACATCGGCCACGCCCTCAACAAAATTCTCAAAGATGTCATCATTAAGAGCAAACGGATGCAGGGTCACTACGCCCCCTATGTTCCCGGCTGGGATTGTCACGGCCTGCCGATTGAACTGATGGTCGATAAGAAGCTGGGCAAAAAGAAACGTGAAATGGAAAAAGCCGACTTCCGTCGCCTGTGCCGGGACTACGCCAGCGAGTGGGTCAGCATTCAGGCTGACGAATTCAAGCGGCTCGGTATCTTCGGCAACTGGAACCACCCCTATCTGACCATGGCGACCAGCTACGAGGCCGCCACTGCCCGGGAACTGGCGCGTCTGGCCGAGCGCGGCTCCCTCTTCAAGGGGAAAAAACCGATCCACTGGTGCTCATCCTGCGTCACGGCGCTGGCCGAGGCCGAGGTCGAATACGCCGACCACAGCTCACCATCGATCTACGTTAAATTCCCTTATACCGACGAACTCCCCTTCGAGGTCGCGGCCCTGGGCGATAAACCGCTCTCCTTTGTGATCTGGACCACGACCCCCTGGACCATCCCCGCCAACCTGGGAATCTGCCTGAACCCCGAGCTGGATTACGTCGCGGTGGATATCGGCAGTGAATATCTGGTCGTCGCCGAAGGCCTCTACGAAAAGGTGATGGCAACCCTCGGCCTCGAAAACACCCGCATCGCGGCCAGCTTCAGCAGCACCATCTTTGAAAAACGCAACTGCCGCCACCCCTTCTACGATCGCGCCTCGCTGTTGATGCTCGGTGACCATGTCACCCTCGAAGCCGGAACCGGCTGCGTCCACACCGCACCGGGCCATGGTCAGGATGACTATGTGGTCGGGCTGCGCTACGGACTCGAAGTCTATAATCCGGTCGACAACTACGGCCGCTACGTTCCAGAGCTGGAACTGTTCGGCGGCATGAAACTGAACGAGGCCAATCAGGCGGTCAACGCCAAACTGGCCGAGGTCGGCGCCCTTTTGAAGCAGAGCGAGATCAACCACAGCTATCCGCACTGCTGGCGCTGCAAAAAACCGATCATCTTCCGCGCCACCGAGCAGTGGTTCATCTCCATGGATCAAAAGGACCTGCGCAGCAAAGCGCTGGCCGAGATCGACCGCGTCGAATGGATCCCCGCCTGGGGTCACGACCGTATTTTCAACATGGTCGCCGGACGCCCCGACTGGTGCATCAGTCGCCAGCGCAGCTGGGGCGTACCGATCACCATCTGCTACTGTGAAAAATGTGGTGAAGCCCTGATCGACGGCAAGGTCATGCACCATATCGCCGATCAGTTCGAAGCGACCGGCAGCGATATCTGGTTCGAAAAAGACGCCGCCGAACTGCTCCCCGAAGGGACCAGATGTCCGGCCTGCCAGCATGACAAATTCACCAAAGAGACCGACATTCTCGATGTCTGGTTCGACTCCGGCGTCTCGCACGCTGCGGTCCTAGAACACCGCGAAAACCTGCACAGCCCGGCCGATCTCTATCTTGAAGGTTCCGACCAGCACCGCGGCTGGTTCCATTCGAGCCTGCTCGAATCGGTCGGCACGCGTGACCGCGCACCCTATGATGCGGTGTTGACCCACGGCTTCGTCCTCGACGCCAACGGCCGCCCCATGTCAAAATCGACCGGCAACGTCATCGCCCCCGAAGAGATCATCAACAAATTCGGCGCAGAAATCCTGCGTCTCTGGGTTGCTGCCACCGATTACCGTGACGATATCCGCATCGGCCAGGAGACCCTGCAACGCCTCTCCGACGCCTACCGGCGGATTCGCAACACCGCACGCTACATCCTCGGCAATCTCAACGGCTTCAACCCCGACACCGATCTCATCGCAACCAGCGACATACTCGAACTTGACCGCTGGGCGCTGTCGCGCCTGACCGGCCTGACCGGGCGGGTCGAAAAAGCCTACGCTGCCTATGAGTTTCATGTCATTTACCACGCGATTCATAACTTCTGCGCCATCGACCTCAGCGCTTTCTATCTGGATATCTTAAAAGACCGGATCTACACCAGCCCGAAGAGCAGTCTCGAGTACCGCAGCGCACGCAGCGCCATCTACCTGATCCTCGACGCGCTCACGCGCATGCTCGCCCCGATCCTGAGCTTTACCGCCGAAGAGATCTGGACCGAGCTCCCGGGTGAGCGTGAGGAGAGTGTGCACCTGGCCAAGGCCCCGGCCCAGAACAATTGGCGTAACCTGCCCCTCGAAGAACGCTATGAACAACTCCAGAAGGTGCGCGGCGCCGTCTCCAAGTCGCTTGAAGTCGCGCGCAGCGAAAAACGAATCGGCCAGTCCCTGGAGGCCAAGGTCCTGCTCAACGCCCCCGCATCCCTGCTGCCGTTACTGCAAGAATACCTGCCGCTGCTCCCCAGTTACTTCATCGTTTCTCAGGTTGAGCTCTGCGCGACCCTCGAGGGGGCAACCGCCGCCGAAGGGATTTCAGACCTGCAGCTGCGTGTTGATGCCGCCGAAGGGGAGAAGTGCGAACGCTGCTGGAACTACGTCACCTCGGTGGGCGCCAGCGCGGAACACCCCCAGGCCTGTGAACGCTGCGTTGCGGCGCTGGCCAGCTGTTGA
- a CDS encoding lipid-A-disaccharide synthase N-terminal domain-containing protein yields MFGTELTTNEILILIIGFVGQSLFFMRFFVQWLYSEKHKRSLIPTAFWYFSLGGSSLLLIYAIIRRDPVFMVGQSTGFIIYIRNLFLISRERREKRAAEQAETPLDQK; encoded by the coding sequence ATGTTCGGCACTGAGCTCACCACCAATGAGATTCTGATCCTGATCATTGGTTTCGTTGGGCAGTCCCTCTTTTTCATGCGCTTCTTTGTGCAATGGCTCTATTCGGAAAAACATAAACGCAGCCTGATCCCCACCGCCTTCTGGTACTTCAGCCTCGGCGGCAGTTCCCTCCTGCTGATCTATGCCATCATCCGCCGCGATCCGGTTTTTATGGTCGGACAATCAACCGGCTTCATCATCTACATTCGGAACCTCTTCCTGATCTCGCGCGAGCGGCGTGAAAAAAGGGCGGCAGAACAGGCGGAGACCCCGCTAGACCAAAAATGA
- a CDS encoding glycosyltransferase family 2 protein: protein MEKISFVVPIYNEEDNLRPLAVELQAVAADLGAPCEFLLVDDCSSDKSLELIKQLAAEDERFKYLSFARNAGQSAAMWAGFQNASGDVIITLDADLQNDPADLREMIKHYGDDYQMVTGWRYSRQDSLSKKLASKLGNGIRNWVTADNIHDTGCSLKIMNAAMLKRVRIYKGLHRFLPTLMRLEGACIKEVKVNHRPRLHGESKYTNLRRGIEGLYDLIAVRWMMIRNLRIEIEETNVRH, encoded by the coding sequence ATGGAAAAAATCAGTTTTGTGGTACCGATTTACAATGAAGAAGATAACCTTCGTCCCCTGGCGGTTGAGCTTCAAGCGGTTGCTGCCGACCTGGGCGCCCCCTGCGAGTTCCTGCTGGTCGATGACTGCAGCAGCGACAAAAGTCTTGAGTTGATCAAGCAGCTGGCCGCGGAAGACGAGCGTTTTAAGTATCTGTCGTTCGCCCGTAACGCTGGACAATCGGCCGCGATGTGGGCCGGCTTTCAAAACGCCAGCGGGGACGTCATCATCACCCTGGACGCCGACCTGCAGAATGACCCTGCCGATCTGCGCGAGATGATCAAGCATTACGGCGACGATTATCAGATGGTCACCGGCTGGCGTTACAGTCGCCAGGACAGCCTGTCAAAGAAGTTGGCCAGCAAACTGGGCAACGGCATCCGTAACTGGGTAACCGCCGACAATATTCACGACACCGGATGTTCACTCAAGATCATGAACGCGGCCATGCTCAAGCGCGTGCGTATTTACAAGGGTCTCCACCGCTTTCTGCCGACCCTGATGCGACTGGAGGGTGCGTGCATTAAAGAGGTCAAGGTCAACCATCGCCCGCGTCTCCACGGCGAATCGAAATACACCAATCTGCGCCGGGGTATTGAAGGACTCTACGACCTGATTGCGGTGCGCTGGATGATGATCCGCAATCTGCGCATCGAAATCGAAGAGACCAATGTTCGGCACTGA